In one window of Planifilum fulgidum DNA:
- a CDS encoding transposase, translating into MGEGYRRRWIIERCFGWMTNYRRLVVRYDRYLHIYRAFCLIAFIIWCVNRILK; encoded by the coding sequence GTGGGAGAGGGATACCGCCGGCGTTGGATCATTGAACGCTGCTTCGGGTGGATGACCAATTACCGTCGGTTGGTAGTTCGGTATGACCGATATTTGCATATATATAGAGCTTTTTGCCTGATCGCATTCATTATTTGGTGTGTAAACCGAATTTTGAAATAG
- a CDS encoding endonuclease domain-containing protein, with protein sequence MKVRSLDSPYEKILEEGMKRRKISYRAQDPIRDNPRYGMGYRYVADFVVMGKHCKIVVEVDGRYHQQPDRRIRDALRDYYMITHGYDDVLRFTTKEIRTNLEGCLDQIEERVRAMDMVRQRQRERKHLDARSITENPSADQVYSVVQEVAPLLADTNRKHPSSKTRFLRDFRRELQQRHFGLSYEMLHFHFPHLVSLLQQGVIEAFFSAYNIPFVLILGTQPFEKFEEHVRSVVQDPKIVKLLFHARINGGYLSSWKLFDPRHWVEISSGGTIRSDLFNPSIILKMKEKEAQELEKKILARYRRGLKAEKLEQKLRNTYRTIWKHRKERKVIVFSTAPKYSKRNCEGNCAAIGIRLSSKIPKRILTKRP encoded by the coding sequence GTGAAGGTTCGAAGTTTGGATTCTCCATATGAGAAAATCCTGGAAGAAGGGATGAAACGGCGCAAGATATCCTATCGGGCGCAGGATCCCATTCGCGACAATCCCCGATACGGAATGGGATATCGCTACGTCGCCGATTTCGTAGTCATGGGAAAGCATTGCAAAATCGTGGTAGAAGTCGATGGGAGATACCATCAACAACCAGATCGAAGAATCCGTGATGCATTACGGGACTATTACATGATTACCCACGGTTATGACGATGTGCTTCGCTTTACCACCAAAGAAATCCGAACCAATTTGGAGGGGTGCCTGGATCAAATTGAGGAAAGAGTGCGGGCCATGGATATGGTGCGCCAAAGGCAGAGGGAGCGGAAGCATCTGGATGCCCGCTCAATCACAGAAAACCCCTCCGCTGATCAAGTTTATTCCGTTGTGCAGGAGGTTGCCCCTCTCCTTGCAGACACAAACCGCAAGCATCCCTCTTCCAAAACAAGATTTCTTCGGGATTTTCGGCGGGAATTGCAGCAGAGACATTTCGGCCTTTCTTATGAAATGCTGCACTTTCATTTTCCTCACTTGGTATCACTTCTCCAACAAGGGGTGATTGAAGCCTTTTTTTCCGCCTACAACATCCCGTTTGTCCTGATTTTAGGCACCCAGCCGTTCGAAAAGTTTGAGGAACATGTGCGATCCGTCGTTCAGGATCCCAAAATTGTCAAGTTGCTGTTTCATGCCCGGATTAACGGCGGATACCTTTCCAGCTGGAAATTGTTTGACCCCCGGCACTGGGTTGAAATTTCCTCCGGCGGAACCATCCGCTCGGATTTATTTAATCCATCCATCATCCTCAAGATGAAGGAGAAGGAGGCCCAAGAACTCGAAAAGAAAATCCTCGCACGCTATCGCAGAGGGCTAAAGGCTGAAAAATTGGAGCAAAAACTGCGCAATACTTACCGAACCATCTGGAAACACCGAAAAGAAAGAAAGGTGATCGTGTTTTCAACTGCTCCGAAATACAGCAAAAGAAACTGCGAAGGGAATTGCGCAGCTATTGGAATCAGATTATCCAGCAAAATCCCAAAGCGGATCCTTACCAAGAGGCCCTGA
- a CDS encoding metal-dependent hydrolase, whose amino-acid sequence MTGWTHLFVGTAAGVAVAAATGHPEWPKEVIIGVAAAAATVPDLDAEKSLIYQFVLPKVDSKMRRLAIGAAGLGSIYLTHYSYAFLLTGLFLLLTAIFPHRTFTHSLLALGMITWTVYLIDPGLAPAAFAGYASHLIADSMTPHGVPWLWPYQRYFRIARVPTGSGMDHVIGLTALFGAFFVWLIL is encoded by the coding sequence ATGACCGGATGGACTCACTTATTTGTGGGTACTGCGGCGGGAGTGGCGGTGGCCGCCGCCACCGGTCACCCTGAATGGCCCAAAGAAGTGATAATCGGCGTTGCGGCAGCGGCGGCGACAGTTCCGGATCTGGATGCGGAAAAAAGCCTTATTTACCAGTTTGTGCTGCCAAAAGTCGATTCCAAAATGCGCCGTCTTGCTATTGGGGCGGCCGGACTGGGCTCGATCTATCTAACCCATTACTCCTATGCATTTCTCTTGACTGGACTGTTTTTGCTTCTGACAGCGATTTTTCCCCATCGGACCTTCACCCACTCATTGCTTGCCCTCGGGATGATCACATGGACGGTTTATCTAATTGATCCTGGGCTGGCTCCCGCTGCCTTTGCCGGTTATGCCAGCCATCTCATAGCGGATTCAATGACCCCGCATGGCGTTCCGTGGCTGTGGCCCTATCAGCGGTACTTTCGGATCGCGCGCGTTCCCACCGGGAGTGGAATGGATCATGTCATTGGCCTAACAGCCCTCTTCGGCGCTTTCTTTGTTTGGCTGATTTTATAA
- a CDS encoding DUF559 domain-containing protein has protein sequence MENVLTALMVLGAAYLGLRVFWFLRDLRWRITDPIGYYRARTESRIELRLYNALVKRGYRVVTQYPCGPYRIDIALPDYRLAIECDGRKYHSTPEQKRHDRRKDRYFRKNGWSIYGRRASKSTVSYQRLSRGLNGKSSR, from the coding sequence GTGGAGAATGTGTTGACCGCTTTGATGGTGCTGGGAGCCGCATATTTGGGCCTCCGTGTGTTTTGGTTTTTGCGGGACTTGCGGTGGCGGATCACCGATCCGATCGGGTATTACCGTGCCCGTACCGAAAGCCGGATCGAGCTTCGGCTGTACAATGCACTGGTCAAACGGGGGTATCGGGTGGTCACGCAGTATCCGTGCGGTCCCTATCGGATTGATATCGCTTTACCGGATTACCGCCTTGCGATTGAATGCGACGGGAGAAAGTACCACAGCACGCCGGAGCAGAAGAGACACGATCGGAGGAAGGATCGCTATTTCCGAAAGAACGGCTGGTCAATATACGGGCGAAGGGCAAGCAAATCAACGGTGAGTTACCAAAGGTTATCGCGAGGATTGAATGGAAAATCGAGTCGATGA
- a CDS encoding YifB family Mg chelatase-like AAA ATPase: MYAKLHSATVYGIDGIIVEVEVDIHNGLPAFDVVGLPDSAVRESRERVRSAIKNSGGRFPLQRITTNLAPADLKKEGSGFDLAIALGVMGASGQVPLEPAKGLLLLGELALDGTLRPLTGVLPMVIAGRERGIRRVMLPRQNASEARLVEGMEVLAVGSLREAVLVLRGETRPQAPEPETGEAEEPALDDFADVQGQFHVKRALEVAAAGMHNLLMIGPPGSGKTMLARRIPSILPEMTDQESLEVTKIFSIAGLFGGRGKLITRRPFRSPHHTISQAGLIGGGNIPKPGEVSLAHRGVLFLDEMPEFSKSALEVLRQPLEDGEVTISRARAVFTYPAEFMLVGSMNPCPCGFFGWEEDRPCTCTPLQVQRYRSKISGPLLDRIDIHVEVPRVDFKTLTSTKPGERSASIRERVNRARRIQQERFRGRANPTNSGMKPSDIRRHCPLDDASRRLLRAAFNSLGLSARAHDRILKVARTIADLAGEEKIREEHMAEAIQYRVLDRKFWE, translated from the coding sequence ATGTACGCGAAGCTGCACAGTGCGACGGTTTACGGCATTGACGGGATCATCGTCGAGGTGGAGGTGGACATCCACAATGGCTTGCCCGCTTTTGACGTAGTTGGATTGCCCGATTCCGCCGTGCGGGAATCCCGCGAACGGGTGCGGTCGGCCATCAAAAACAGCGGCGGCCGGTTTCCCCTCCAGCGGATCACCACCAATTTGGCCCCGGCGGATTTAAAAAAGGAGGGGTCCGGGTTTGACCTGGCCATCGCATTGGGCGTGATGGGGGCCAGCGGCCAGGTTCCCCTGGAACCGGCGAAGGGTCTCCTCCTGCTGGGGGAGTTGGCCTTGGACGGCACGCTCCGCCCGCTGACGGGAGTGCTTCCGATGGTGATCGCGGGGCGGGAGCGGGGAATTCGCCGGGTGATGCTTCCCCGGCAGAATGCTTCCGAGGCCCGGTTGGTCGAGGGGATGGAGGTGCTCGCCGTCGGTTCCCTGCGGGAGGCGGTTCTGGTGCTGCGGGGGGAGACCCGGCCACAGGCTCCGGAGCCGGAAACCGGGGAGGCGGAGGAGCCCGCCCTGGATGACTTCGCCGATGTTCAAGGCCAGTTCCATGTGAAGCGGGCTCTGGAGGTGGCTGCCGCCGGCATGCACAATCTTCTCATGATCGGTCCGCCCGGATCGGGCAAGACGATGCTGGCCAGGCGCATTCCCTCCATCCTGCCCGAGATGACCGACCAGGAATCCCTGGAAGTGACCAAGATTTTCAGCATCGCCGGGCTTTTCGGCGGCCGTGGAAAGCTGATCACCCGGCGTCCCTTTCGCAGCCCCCATCACACCATCTCACAGGCGGGGTTGATCGGGGGCGGCAATATCCCGAAGCCGGGGGAAGTGTCGCTGGCCCACCGGGGAGTGCTGTTTCTCGATGAGATGCCCGAGTTTTCCAAGAGCGCCCTGGAGGTGCTCCGCCAACCCCTGGAGGACGGGGAGGTGACCATTTCCCGCGCCCGGGCGGTGTTCACCTATCCGGCGGAGTTCATGCTGGTCGGTTCGATGAATCCCTGCCCCTGCGGCTTTTTCGGGTGGGAGGAGGATCGGCCCTGCACGTGCACCCCTCTCCAGGTGCAGCGGTACCGGTCCAAAATATCGGGCCCCTTGTTGGACCGCATCGACATCCACGTGGAAGTGCCCCGGGTGGACTTCAAAACCCTCACTTCCACAAAGCCGGGGGAACGTTCCGCGTCGATCCGGGAGCGGGTCAACCGGGCGCGGCGAATCCAGCAAGAACGGTTCAGGGGGAGAGCGAACCCGACCAACAGCGGGATGAAACCGTCGGACATCCGCCGCCATTGTCCCCTGGACGATGCGTCCCGCCGCCTGCTCCGGGCGGCCTTCAACTCCCTCGGACTCAGCGCCCGGGCCCACGACCGCATCCTTAAGGTGGCGCGGACCATTGCCGACCTGGCGGGGGAGGAGAAAATCCGGGAGGAGCACATGGCCGAGGCGATCCAGTATCGGGTGCTGGACCGCAAGTTTTGGGAGTGA
- a CDS encoding protein kinase domain-containing protein produces MAQTDFTIDPAIVEHLRSVIASGGMDRRYPLLGEGLNGKVYEFEDYAVKVFKPDAAERKDAFLLSRLSGHASFPRVHYREEGWMIVDKVNGPTLWQALQGGEKLKGRLYDQIEEAVEYCYARGIIPDDLHLNNIMVDQEGRVKVVDVGRFFRAQQSAAHKEALAENLEMVKYCGLFRFFSSSRRKRPWFSSDRHRRHSHSGSSPRRHHHSSDRPWRRKKSSW; encoded by the coding sequence ATGGCTCAAACGGATTTCACCATCGATCCGGCCATCGTGGAGCACCTTCGCTCCGTCATCGCCAGCGGCGGGATGGATCGCCGCTATCCTCTCCTCGGGGAAGGATTGAACGGCAAAGTTTATGAATTTGAAGACTATGCGGTCAAAGTGTTCAAGCCGGATGCCGCCGAAAGAAAAGACGCGTTCCTGTTGTCCCGCCTTTCCGGGCACGCCTCTTTCCCCCGGGTGCACTACCGGGAGGAAGGATGGATGATCGTGGACAAAGTAAACGGTCCCACCCTGTGGCAAGCCCTTCAGGGGGGCGAAAAGCTGAAGGGCCGTCTGTACGATCAGATCGAGGAAGCCGTGGAATACTGTTACGCCCGGGGCATCATCCCCGATGACCTCCACCTGAACAACATCATGGTGGACCAAGAGGGGCGGGTAAAAGTGGTGGACGTGGGTCGCTTTTTCCGTGCCCAACAGTCGGCCGCCCACAAAGAGGCGCTGGCGGAAAACCTGGAAATGGTGAAATACTGCGGCCTGTTCCGGTTTTTCTCCTCCTCCAGACGGAAGCGCCCGTGGTTCTCTTCCGACCGCCACCGCCGCCACAGCCACAGCGGCTCCTCCCCACGCAGGCACCATCATTCATCAGACCGGCCCTGGCGGCGCAAAAAATCCTCCTGGTAA
- a CDS encoding spore germination protein, whose translation MRLFRRRGRSARSSETVDFSLTGHLERDLRNLEQLFSSHDLTIRRISGKAELAVAFLSSLCNQDILERDVIAPLNREAAERGLAREDLLRCIHTGDVRRILDETELLELLLDGFAVILMDGRREALAACVEDMKRRDISKPITEVVIRGSHEAFNESIIDSISLIRRRLATERFRIEMIKVGKVAKSRIAFCYIDGIARPELVEEVRRRIQRIEKFIFDSGNLEQLIADHPLTPFPQLYYTERPDKVVASLLEGRVILLTDGSPYALIAPTTLFDLLHPSEDYYFHFLPASAIRIVRYISAFFALFLPSIYVVIVMYRPELIPTELFFRLIAQREGVPLPTVLEIFLMEVSFELMREAGIRLPPPAGQAVSIVGALIVGEAMINAGLVAPVTVIVTATTGLSSFTISAFHLSYGLRVLRFLILLFAAFIGIFGLIIATFLILLHLLSLKSFGFPYLSPVVPGRSGDWRDVFIRFPMPFVQRQPVFLKNKPLLGRRRRR comes from the coding sequence ATGAGGTTATTCCGGAGAAGGGGCCGTTCCGCCCGATCGTCGGAAACCGTCGATTTTTCGCTGACGGGTCATTTGGAGCGCGATCTGAGAAATCTGGAGCAACTGTTTTCTTCCCACGACTTGACGATTCGCCGCATTTCGGGGAAAGCGGAGCTGGCGGTCGCTTTTTTGTCCAGCCTTTGCAATCAGGATATCCTGGAGCGGGATGTGATTGCGCCGCTGAACAGGGAGGCGGCGGAACGGGGATTGGCCCGGGAGGATCTCCTCCGGTGCATTCACACGGGGGATGTCCGGCGGATCTTGGACGAGACTGAGCTGTTGGAACTGTTATTGGACGGTTTTGCCGTCATCTTGATGGACGGTCGGCGCGAAGCCCTGGCCGCGTGCGTCGAAGATATGAAACGCCGGGATATCTCCAAGCCGATCACGGAAGTGGTGATCCGCGGTTCCCATGAAGCCTTCAATGAATCGATCATTGATTCGATCAGTCTGATCCGGCGAAGATTGGCCACGGAACGCTTTCGGATCGAAATGATAAAAGTGGGCAAAGTCGCCAAGAGCCGGATCGCATTTTGTTATATCGACGGGATTGCCCGGCCCGAATTGGTGGAGGAAGTGCGCCGGCGGATTCAAAGGATTGAAAAATTCATCTTTGATTCGGGAAATCTGGAGCAGCTTATTGCGGATCACCCTTTGACCCCGTTTCCGCAGCTATATTATACGGAGCGCCCGGACAAGGTCGTGGCCAGCCTGTTGGAGGGTCGGGTCATTCTTCTCACCGACGGCTCCCCCTATGCCTTGATCGCGCCCACGACGCTGTTCGATCTGCTGCATCCGTCGGAAGACTATTATTTTCACTTCCTTCCGGCTTCGGCCATCCGGATCGTCCGCTATATTTCCGCCTTTTTCGCCCTGTTTTTGCCGTCCATTTACGTCGTGATCGTGATGTACCGTCCGGAGCTCATTCCCACGGAGCTGTTTTTTCGGTTGATTGCCCAGCGGGAAGGGGTACCCCTTCCCACGGTGTTGGAGATTTTTCTGATGGAAGTGTCCTTCGAACTGATGCGGGAGGCGGGCATCCGCCTGCCTCCGCCGGCGGGACAGGCGGTCAGCATTGTCGGGGCTTTGATCGTGGGCGAAGCAATGATTAATGCCGGGCTGGTCGCGCCGGTGACGGTGATCGTTACGGCCACGACCGGCCTTTCCTCCTTCACGATTTCGGCCTTCCATCTGTCCTACGGATTGCGCGTCCTTCGCTTTCTGATCCTGCTTTTTGCCGCCTTTATCGGGATTTTCGGGTTGATCATCGCAACGTTTTTGATCCTGTTGCACCTTTTATCCCTGAAATCCTTCGGGTTTCCCTATCTGTCACCGGTTGTTCCCGGTCGCTCAGGTGACTGGCGCGATGTGTTCATTCGTTTTCCGATGCCCTTCGTTCAGCGCCAACCGGTTTTCTTGAAAAACAAACCCCTTCTCGGCAGGCGGAGGAGGCGATGA
- a CDS encoding Ger(x)C family spore germination protein: MRYPWWMALFLILMLTSGCWSARDIKQLSIVSGAAVDPGKQAPYRLTIQFADPTAMVRQQERPHPYYVKQAEGYSVLDAVRNISRRDSRRRLWSHMEMLLINEKLVRRENLFRLLDVAQRYHEMRRDIVVALVSGTDAARFLERKVEPPLLGGFVLRRINQESYESGEALLTTMFDLLLVKYGEVKDMLLVEARETEGDVSFNGAAVLKDGRKVGRVDFPEIRGYLLIKNLLKSGTDIIRTKRGSVTVWLEGGKIKTKVTSLRPLTFTIKGMVKGHIQEINSSEDFSRISSLRRLERRVAREVTGEIRRSLRTSQRFRADYCQLGNLLAQYHPSYWKKVKEHWSDRIWPQAKFRIEIHVRLLHSGRENPKGR; the protein is encoded by the coding sequence GTGCGGTATCCGTGGTGGATGGCTCTGTTTTTGATCCTCATGCTGACAAGCGGGTGCTGGTCGGCGAGGGACATCAAGCAACTTTCGATCGTCAGCGGTGCGGCCGTCGATCCCGGGAAACAGGCACCTTACCGCCTGACGATTCAGTTCGCCGATCCCACGGCAATGGTTCGTCAACAGGAACGCCCCCATCCCTATTACGTCAAACAGGCGGAGGGGTATTCCGTTCTCGATGCCGTTCGCAACATCAGCCGGAGGGATTCCCGGCGAAGACTTTGGTCCCACATGGAGATGCTCCTGATCAACGAGAAGTTGGTACGGCGGGAGAACCTGTTTCGTTTGCTCGATGTCGCCCAACGCTATCACGAAATGCGGCGGGACATCGTCGTCGCGCTGGTGTCCGGAACCGACGCGGCCCGATTCTTGGAGCGAAAAGTGGAGCCTCCCCTATTGGGGGGATTCGTCTTGAGGAGGATCAATCAGGAATCCTATGAATCCGGTGAGGCGCTCCTGACGACGATGTTTGATTTGTTGCTCGTCAAATACGGAGAGGTAAAGGATATGCTGCTGGTGGAGGCGAGGGAGACGGAGGGGGATGTTTCCTTTAACGGGGCCGCCGTGCTGAAGGACGGGAGAAAGGTGGGCCGCGTGGATTTTCCGGAGATCCGGGGTTATCTTTTGATCAAAAATCTGTTGAAGAGCGGAACGGACATCATCCGAACCAAACGGGGAAGTGTCACGGTATGGTTGGAAGGCGGGAAGATCAAAACGAAAGTGACTTCGCTCCGGCCTCTCACGTTCACGATAAAAGGCATGGTGAAGGGGCATATCCAGGAAATCAACTCGTCGGAGGATTTCAGCCGGATTTCCTCCCTCCGGAGATTGGAGCGGCGGGTTGCCCGTGAGGTGACCGGCGAAATCCGGAGGAGTCTGCGGACATCCCAACGGTTTCGGGCGGATTATTGCCAATTGGGGAATCTGTTGGCTCAGTATCATCCATCTTACTGGAAAAAGGTGAAGGAACATTGGAGCGACCGGATTTGGCCGCAGGCGAAATTCCGTATTGAAATCCACGTGCGATTGCTCCACAGCGGCAGGGAAAATCCGAAAGGAAGATGA
- a CDS encoding GerAB/ArcD/ProY family transporter: MTPVQAQAVMFLFILGTAILNVPVIITALAKQGAWLSVLLAALVGWLAPLMVFTLCQKHQGRSLIEVCLSVLGPYAGALLGAGYVLYAVHLGVLVANDVGMFETMMLQPETPLWAFHLLLLLVAVCAYRLGPEVLGRFSQMLLLIVIVVIALTFLLLIGKLHPENLLPVLGGGWRRIVAGAYPAVGFPFLETVIVTGWILPRVEETARFLLRMAVAYFLGTGFLVLVMLFTLMVFGAEWTAHLTYPLYALAQQAGISDVIERIEALTLIAWIACVQIKLIVCFAFALDGLRTLLRLPDARLFSIPLAVAMIIFAETIVPSEVHLTESVNIYWTPYSSLFGVFVPLLLLVVTWIRGMGKKRRKASL; encoded by the coding sequence ATGACTCCGGTCCAAGCCCAGGCCGTGATGTTTCTCTTTATCCTGGGAACAGCCATCCTGAATGTTCCCGTCATCATCACCGCTCTGGCCAAACAGGGCGCCTGGTTGTCCGTCCTCCTTGCCGCCCTGGTCGGTTGGCTTGCTCCCTTGATGGTGTTTACCTTGTGTCAAAAGCATCAAGGGCGATCCCTGATAGAGGTGTGCCTGTCCGTCCTGGGACCTTATGCGGGAGCCCTGTTGGGGGCCGGATATGTGCTTTACGCGGTTCATCTCGGGGTTCTCGTCGCCAATGATGTGGGCATGTTCGAGACGATGATGCTGCAGCCGGAGACGCCCCTGTGGGCGTTTCACCTCCTGCTTCTGCTCGTCGCCGTCTGCGCCTATCGCTTGGGCCCCGAAGTCCTCGGCCGATTCAGCCAAATGTTGCTCCTCATTGTCATCGTGGTGATTGCGTTGACCTTTCTGTTGCTGATCGGAAAGCTCCACCCCGAAAACCTCCTCCCGGTCCTGGGCGGAGGATGGAGGCGGATTGTTGCCGGAGCGTATCCCGCCGTCGGGTTCCCTTTCCTGGAGACGGTCATCGTGACCGGGTGGATTCTTCCTCGGGTGGAGGAAACCGCCCGTTTTCTCCTGAGGATGGCCGTGGCATATTTTCTGGGAACGGGATTTCTGGTGCTGGTCATGCTGTTCACCCTGATGGTTTTCGGAGCCGAATGGACCGCCCATCTCACTTATCCATTGTACGCCTTGGCGCAACAAGCGGGGATCTCGGATGTCATTGAGCGCATTGAAGCCCTGACACTGATCGCCTGGATCGCGTGCGTGCAGATCAAGTTAATCGTCTGCTTTGCTTTCGCTCTGGATGGACTCCGAACGCTGTTGCGCCTTCCCGACGCACGCCTGTTTTCCATCCCGTTGGCGGTCGCCATGATTATATTTGCCGAAACCATTGTCCCCAGCGAGGTCCATCTCACCGAGAGCGTGAACATCTACTGGACGCCCTATTCCTCCTTGTTCGGGGTGTTCGTGCCGCTTCTCCTGCTGGTCGTCACCTGGATCCGGGGAATGGGAAAAAAGAGGAGGAAAGCGTCCCTTTAA
- a CDS encoding GNAT family N-acetyltransferase yields the protein MFTGEKTRLRAFREEDTDRFVEWESDLETRLLMDDAIPFPPQPEKLRSLPETLGSKENAFLLAVETLDGEFIGSLALFDINWHHRFARIGISIGKPYQGKGYGTDAIRVLADFAFQQMNLRKIKLTVFAFNRRAIRAYQKCGFQVEGILREELYRNGRYHDVLVMGLLRSDFALKERDSDLSGQS from the coding sequence TTGTTCACCGGCGAAAAAACGCGATTGCGCGCCTTCAGGGAAGAAGACACCGACCGGTTTGTCGAATGGGAAAGCGATTTGGAAACCCGCCTGCTGATGGATGACGCAATCCCCTTCCCGCCCCAACCGGAGAAGCTCCGGTCTCTGCCGGAAACCCTGGGTTCAAAGGAGAATGCCTTTCTGCTTGCGGTGGAAACCCTGGACGGGGAATTCATCGGTTCCCTGGCCCTCTTCGACATCAACTGGCACCACCGCTTCGCCCGGATCGGCATCTCCATCGGAAAGCCCTATCAGGGAAAGGGATACGGAACCGACGCCATCCGCGTCCTGGCTGACTTCGCCTTCCAGCAGATGAATCTCCGAAAAATCAAGCTGACGGTTTTCGCCTTCAACCGACGGGCGATCCGCGCTTACCAAAAATGCGGTTTCCAGGTGGAGGGGATTCTGCGGGAGGAATTGTATCGGAACGGGCGGTATCACGACGTGCTGGTGATGGGCCTGCTCCGCTCCGATTTCGCACTGAAAGAGCGTGACTCTGATCTCAGCGGACAAAGCTAA
- a CDS encoding NRDE family protein: protein MCLILFAFQAHPDYPLVVAANRDEYLDRPTEPARFWEDHPDVLAGRDRVKGGTWMGITRRGRFAALTNFRDPFASVKNKKSRGLLVRDYLTSEIPPRIYLEKLSKQRTSYPGFNLLVGTPWELWHYSNQNDKISPVEPGIHGLSNALLDTPWPKVVKGRERLTACLRNPDPSLLFELLADEEPAPDEQLPDTGVGLEMERLLSPAFIRMPGYGTRSSSVLIIRAKGDVTFIERTFSREGTREVCHRFSIEAE from the coding sequence ATGTGTCTTATCCTTTTCGCCTTCCAAGCCCACCCGGATTACCCCTTGGTCGTAGCCGCCAACCGGGACGAATACTTGGACCGGCCGACGGAACCGGCCCGATTCTGGGAGGATCATCCCGACGTGCTGGCCGGGCGCGATCGGGTCAAAGGGGGGACGTGGATGGGCATCACCCGCAGGGGACGGTTCGCCGCCCTCACCAATTTCCGCGACCCTTTCGCTTCCGTGAAAAACAAAAAATCCCGCGGCCTGCTCGTGCGGGATTATCTGACGTCGGAGATTCCCCCCCGAATCTATCTGGAAAAGCTGTCAAAACAGCGCACATCCTACCCCGGCTTCAATCTGCTGGTCGGCACTCCCTGGGAACTGTGGCACTACTCCAACCAAAACGACAAAATTTCCCCCGTCGAACCCGGAATCCACGGGCTCAGCAACGCTCTTCTGGACACCCCCTGGCCCAAGGTGGTCAAAGGACGGGAACGCCTGACGGCCTGCCTTCGGAATCCGGACCCCTCCCTCCTCTTTGAACTGTTGGCGGATGAGGAACCTGCCCCTGACGAGCAGCTGCCGGACACCGGCGTCGGGTTGGAAATGGAACGTCTCCTCTCCCCCGCGTTTATCCGGATGCCCGGCTACGGCACGCGTTCCTCCTCCGTCTTGATCATCCGCGCAAAAGGGGATGTCACCTTCATCGAACGCACCTTTTCCCGGGAAGGGACAAGGGAGGTTTGCCACCGCTTTTCCATCGAAGCGGAGTGA
- a CDS encoding thermonuclease family protein, with protein MRTFRSLALALILVLSLQPHVHAAGENAERERASDQPPIGQEPPTQQLPSPTQLEGEAVRVIDGATIEINLPDGRREMVRLLQIEVPTGSCAPEAAALVRKLVLGKTVRLELGNPERDGDGRLLAYVYANGKSVQQALLNEGLAKVAANPGNGKYAEQYRVFEDHAKTLEKGIWASAPCKKADRTKDSVGEKKSPEDDSNPGSTLEQSKSGNSGGRLPNTGTDHPTHALLGAGLLLIGLLMRRSAA; from the coding sequence TTGCGAACGTTCCGATCCTTGGCCCTCGCATTGATCCTGGTCCTGTCCCTCCAACCGCATGTCCACGCGGCGGGGGAAAATGCAGAGCGGGAACGCGCTTCCGATCAACCGCCGATCGGCCAGGAACCGCCCACCCAGCAGCTTCCCTCCCCCACCCAGCTGGAGGGCGAAGCGGTTCGGGTGATCGACGGAGCCACCATCGAGATCAACCTGCCTGATGGCCGGCGGGAGATGGTCCGCCTCCTGCAGATCGAGGTTCCGACGGGTTCCTGCGCACCGGAAGCCGCCGCTCTGGTCAGAAAGTTGGTGCTCGGAAAAACCGTCCGGCTGGAATTGGGAAATCCGGAACGAGACGGGGACGGCCGCCTTTTGGCATATGTCTACGCGAACGGGAAATCCGTACAGCAGGCCCTTCTCAACGAGGGACTGGCAAAGGTTGCCGCCAATCCGGGCAACGGCAAATACGCGGAACAATACCGGGTTTTTGAAGATCACGCCAAAACGCTGGAAAAGGGAATTTGGGCATCCGCCCCCTGCAAAAAAGCGGACCGGACAAAGGACTCCGTCGGGGAGAAAAAATCCCCGGAAGACGATTCCAATCCGGGAAGCACCCTGGAACAATCCAAATCCGGCAACAGCGGAGGCCGGCTGCCGAATACCGGAACGGATCACCCGACCCATGCCCTGCTCGGCGCCGGACTTCTCCTGATCGGTCTTCTCATGCGGCGAAGCGCGGCTTGA